The Desulfovibrio fairfieldensis sequence GGCTGCGGAATGTCGTCTTTTCACGGGGCGAATGTCGCGGGGGATGCGCCTTATAACGGGTTCATGTCCTTTCGGTCAGCGGTTTTCCGCAGTGCCAACAACCGGTATGCCGCCCGATCTGCGCCGTCCGCGCTCCCCTCGCGGGGCGCGTGCATTCGGCGTGGATTTTTCTGCTTATTCCGGCGGATCCCGTGCTGACAGGATCCTCGCCCCTTGACGGGCGGCGGAAAAGCAGTATCTGCTGTGGCGGTAAGCCGCAAGGCGGCGCGGCGGCGATCGCCCCGCGGACCTTCGCGCCCGGTCCGAAGGGGCGCGTCACTCCAACACAGCGGTTGTTCCGTTACAATGGAACAGGCCGTCATCGGCGTCATCATGCCTATTTACGAATATCAATGTCCCAAGTGTCAGCGCGTGTTTGAGGAGTGGGTCAAGGCGTCGGACGCGCATGGGCAGGAGCCCTGTCCCGACTGCGGCACGCCTTCGCCCCGGATTATTTCGCAGACGTCCTTTGTGCTCAAGGGCGGCGGTTGGTATGTGAGCGACTACGGTTACCGCAAGGGCATTTCTGAGGACGGCGGCGCTCCGGCGGGTTCCGCTTCCGACGCGTCCGCCGGAGAGGCCAAGCCCGCCGAGGCGGCCAAAACCGACAAGGCCGAGGCTGCGCCCGCAACCGCGGAAAAGAGCGCCCCGGCGGAAAAAGCCGTCGCCAAAGCCGCGCCTCCGTCCAAGGCCGCCAAGCCCAAGGGCGGCGCGGCGGCTTCATAGCCCGGAACCTGGCGGCTAATTTGAAATGTTAGACACACAAAATCCGTAGGGTGTCGCGGTGGCATGGCCGCCGTGAGTCAGTGAAAATTGAGAGCATGCCAATGCTCGAAATTTTTGCGGTCAGACCCCAGGACGGTTGTGACGGCAACCGCGCTTTGTGCGGCTTTTTCGGGAAAATTCGCGGCGCGAAGCGTCGGGGCATTTCAAGCGCTGAATGCCCAGGCGGCGCGCGGCAAGCTTAAGCGCAAGATTTCTAAAGGGGAAGCCATGATCGAACGCTACACCCGGCCGGAAATGGGTCGGATCTGGACCCTGGAAAACCGCTATCGGGCATGGCTCGCGGTGGAAGTGGCCGTGTGCGAGGCCTGGGCCGAGCTGGGACGCGTCCCGGCGGAAGCCGTGAAGACGATCCGCGACAAGGCGGACATCGACGTGGAGCGCATCCTGACCATTGAGGAAACCACACGCCACGACGTCATCGCCTTTCTGACTTCCCTGGAGGAAAAAGTGGGGCCCGAGGCCCGCTTCATCCATC is a genomic window containing:
- a CDS encoding FmdB family zinc ribbon protein, with amino-acid sequence MPIYEYQCPKCQRVFEEWVKASDAHGQEPCPDCGTPSPRIISQTSFVLKGGGWYVSDYGYRKGISEDGGAPAGSASDASAGEAKPAEAAKTDKAEAAPATAEKSAPAEKAVAKAAPPSKAAKPKGGAAAS